CAAGGTCACCGTTCAAGAATGCATTTTTGATGTCAATCTGATATAACAACCAATCTAAATTTGCAGCAATTGACAAGAGAACTCAAACGATATTAAGTTTAGCCACAAGAGCAAATTTTTCTTGATAGTCAATTCCATATGCTTGTGTATAGaattttgccaccaatcgtgcTTGAAAGTGTTCAATACTCCCATCGGCCTTATGTTTAACTGGGAAGATCCACTTACATCTAACTGTTATTTTTCCAAGTGAAATGTCTGTGATCTGACGTGCTATTTTTTTCCAGTGcctttatttaatcaaatatagTGACCTTCCAGTTTGGATCCTTGTACCTGGTCTTGGTTATTCACAAGTGCTCGATATCCAAGAGATAAATTATCAAGGGATATAAAATTACATATAGGGTGTTGAGTACAATACCTGATACATTTCCTTAATGCAATGAGTTGTACATAATGATCATCATGTTCAATTATAGGTGAGTCAAGAGAAGTAATACGTGATCATTTTCCATGGAATCTGACTTCGAGGAAGAGCTATTGGTTGGCTCATCGTGTACATGGGCATGTTGGATCCCAAGTTGAAGTAATTTCCTGCGAGAATAGACCTGGATTGGTTTATTGGTGAGGGTTGGATCAGGATTAAACTAGGGATCAGGATTAGTGAGGGTTGTATCGGTATGGATTGGGATGTTCCTGAAGTCGAAAAATGGGATAGTGATAGGATCTCAATTCAGCGATTCACTACTAGAATTCTCCCTTTAAATCTCTGAATTGGGAAAATATGGTTCCCTTACAAGGAACGTGACCTCCATAGAGGTGTAAAACTTGCGGGTGACTGGGAAATAACACTTGTAGCCTTTTTAGATGGGAGATTAGCCTAGGAAGACACATTTGATGGCTCGTGGTTCAAGTTTACCTCTACGTTGGGAGTGGATATGAACAAATGGATGGCTCGTGGTTCAAGTTTACCTCTACGTTGGGAGTGGATATGAACAAATGGTGAGCACCCAAAAAATTTGAGAGCGATGTTTAGAAGGTGGGTGTTTGGGTAATACTCAAAGAGGGTCTGGATATGGTTTTTAAGTTAAGGACTCGGGAATACATTCGGTTAATGAGGTACGTGGCAGTAGGTACTACATCACCCCAAAAATGATGGGGAACATTATTTGTAAACAATAAGGAGCAAACAACTTCTAGTAAGTGACTCTTTTTTTGTTAAGAAACACCGTTCTATTGTGGGGTTTCAACACATGAACTTTGGTAAACAATTCCTTAAGTAATTAGGTAATCACCCAAAACAGAGTTAAAAAGAAATCTCTGGCTGTATCAGTTCGCAAAATCTGTATCTTTATCGAGAATTGGCTTGGATCATGACGTTGAAATGTTTAAAGATCTGTGAAGTTTCAGTTTTGTCTTTCATTAAGAACCCAAGAGTGACGGATATGGTCATCTACaaataacaaaaacaacaaGCCCCCGTGATGTTTTTACATGTGATGAACCCCAAATATTGTTATGGATGAGATTGAAAGGTGTAgatggtttgtatggttgtgCTTTAAGTGTCGTTTTTGTGTTTGGACAATTGGTATCATCACTGTGAATAAACTTGGGAAATTTTATTGCTGAATAGAAAAGACAACAATTTTTCCAAGTACAAAAACGGGTATCTTAACCCACAATGCCATGGTAAGGTATCATTATCCTTATTAATAGAAATGGAAAATAGCGAAATGGATGAAATCAAGGTCATAATTCACGTAGGATCCTTCCATCTTGAAGAGTTACGGTCCAGCATAAAGATTAGAACTGCCAATCGTTCTCTCCGATGCTAGTTCCTGAAAAATACAAGAAATAACAAAGAATTTAGTAGTGCATTGCAGATCATCTTTCACTTTACTGACTGAAAGTAGGTTGCAtatcaaatcaggtacaaacaaggaCTGAATGTAAACCAATATCCCTAGAGAGCTGTACTGAACCGGAACGAAATACTTTGGAATAAGAACCATTTGATATATGGACAATGTGTGATCCTTGACAAGGAATGTAAACTCGAAAAAAGGATAAATTTCCAGTCATGTGATTGGATGCACCTGAGTAAATTATCCAGTAAATGGATAAATCTCGCTTTTTGGTGTTGGCAAATGATGGATCACGGCTTTGGGCTGTGCTGCCAGTGGCGATGTTTGATGAATTTGGTGAAGATTGGGCCTGACAGAGTAATCTTTTTGAAGAGCTTCCAACTGGACCACAGTAAAAGGAACTGGTACTGGTGGATTACCCTGGGTGGCAGCGGAATTTGCACTCCTTTCCTGTGAGGGCTTCCAATTTACTGGCTTGCCATGGATTTTCCAGCAACTTTCCTATGAATGGTTAGGTGCCTTACATTTTCACACCAAAAGCGACCTCGTCGAGGTTTTCCATTATTTTGGGAAGAGTGGACATTTGCATAATCATTCGAGAAGGGTGGCCGATGAGAAACAAGGGCTGAACTGTCGATTGTTGGCTTGGAAATGGGTGAGCCCAACATGAATTTGCAACGTCTTTCTTCATGGCGTACTTAAGAGATTATTGTCCGAAGGTTGGCTAATGGTTTGGTAGCCAGAATGTGACCTTGCACTTCGTCATGATTCTGGTTTAGACCAGAGAGGAATTTGAATGTGCTTCTCTTTTCAATAATTGACTTGTAGCGGTGGGCATCATCCGTGCATTCCAATCATGAACTACAAACATATCAAGTTGCTGTCAGGAACGAGTTAAGCTGGTAAAATAGGTTGTCACTGAAGCATCACCTTGTCATAAATCGTGAAACATGCActcaatttaaaaaatttcagaGGTGTTTCCCTTGGAGGAATATGTATCACGCACAGCTTCCCGATGTCTTCTGCTGTTGTGTATAGGAGAATTTTTTGGCCAAATTCTGGGTTCATGGAATTTATTAACCATGACATAACCATGATGTTCTCGGATCTCCATGTTTTGAATATCATGTCTGTGGCTTTTGCGTGACGCGCAGCACCCGAGAGACAAATCATCTTTCCCTCGTTCGCATACGAATAGCATCACAGATTGAGACCAAGACAGGTAGTTCTTGCCATTCAATTTATGACAAGTGATTGGGATAGTGGATGATTCGAGAAGCCCAGTATTTGGGCATGGTGGATTTGAGGATCTGACGGTCTTGGATGAGGCGCCAGAGGAAGAAAGAGATGACATGCCGTATTTTTTCATTGGCAGCAACCTGTTTCTGAAACCATGTCGTTACTGGAAGAAAGAATGTGGggaaaatgctattttattgaatgaattaTAATGAAATGACACATCAAAATATATAGAAGGTTTACCCAATCGAAATACTATCTAATCTAATCTAATTTGAATTTAGACATAAATGATAAAATGCTATCTAATCTAATCTAATTTGAATTTAGACATAAATGATAAAATGCTATCTAAACTACCAACAAATCAAAGATTTGTCTTATCATCTAATCTATGCATATTCAATATACACTAAACTCTATTAATGATAGTGAGTATCACGTGAAGCACTTGAGACACGTGATGAATACTAGTAAATATACGTTCCATTCTCTTTTTTCATCAACTAGAAACCTTTGAAAGATCAAAATCTCTGAGAACGTGTTTCATGGTTACATCATAAGCACAACTTCATTCAATAGACTAACAATGTCATAAACTTCATGTGTGCATGATGCATGTGTAAAGAGATAAATGCTAAAGGTATATCTTCTCAATAAAGAATAAAGATTGTTAGTCAGTGGTTACAAAAAAGGTAACTCATGGTTCAACGGGTTCCTAATCTAATGCATGGTTAAATAGGGGTAATATGAGAAACTCACTAGTTGGAATATCAAATGCCAAGTACCATAAGGCAAAAGTGCATTGTGTGTGGATCTATGTTTGGAAAAGAGTTACACACGCATGAGTCACCTCTTGAACTGATAGATGTCACCTCTAGAATTCTGATATTCTAGGATTGATCATGCATTGTGCGAGACTCGTGTATTTCCTTATGAGGGATGGTTGTGATACCTTGATTTGAAAGTTAGAGAAATTTGAGTGGGTAGATCAGCTACTCTAGCAACTTGAATTGTCTGAGTTACACAAGGACTCACCCACATTGATGTTGGTTATTGCTAAAACTATCATTGCTTATGATTTGGAAAACTTGACCTTGGCTTCTTGTCTCTAAAGCAGTTACTCGAGATGCCCTTTTCTTGGAGAAGCATGTGGGATTCATGTTCCTGGACATGTCACTTCTCCAGCTCCATTTTTGAGAAAGAATATGCAATGGAAGGAATTCAGAACTGGCATCAAGCTGAAAATGGTGGCTTCCTATGAAACACGTGTAAAGGAACGTCAATACTTCAAAGTAAAGGGCCAAGGAGGACAGCTTGCTGCAACTTACCCACATATAGTTGTTGGATTTCATAAGCTCAGAGAGTCAATGGGATCAGAAAAATTCAACCAACTCTCGGGCTTGTACAGGTACAGTTTgctatttttcttttatatcaGGACTCAAGGAGTTATTTTAATGTGTATTTCCTTGTTTGGTGTACAAGTAATGATTCTCCAGTCTATTTTCACTGGCAATGTTTAGGAGATATTGCTATATCACCTAAGAAAAGTAGCTGGAACTTGGACTACCAATTCTTAAATATGTAAGAAAATGATTTCTGTGACTAAACTTCAGAAATTGACATTTGTGATCTTATGACCTCTATTTcagattcttcaattgaatgtTTTCAGTAAATAGGTTATCCCATCTCCAGGTAATTTAAATAGCTAGAAAATGGTATAcatcatattttattttacattGGAGGATATTACAAACGAATCCCTGGAAAATAACTGTTCCAATTCATGAACATGACTATGGCAGTAGATGTGTAAATGCTTTCTATTACCAAATTCTAACTTGTGACACAGGGTGCACCTGCTCGCCAAAACATTATCAACAATGGTAATGGGCTATTTACTGATTTATGCTCCACTTTGAGTCAATCTCTGAGTTTGGTTTTGAATTTCATTTGTTGTgctatcaatttttttttcttgctgTACTATCTATTTTGTTTATTTAGGAAATTCAGAATCCATTGCACGAAAGCCGCCTCTGGAGATTTTTCTAGTGGTACTCAAATTAGCCAATATGAGAGGATAATTGAATTATTGACTACTCTTTTTCCTCTGTGGGTATGTTTATTCCATTCTGCTTGTTGTAAGATTTTTTTCTGGTTCTAGTTTCTGTGTATCTTTTCCAAAAGAATTTGAATCATTTATGAGTAAAGTATGACATCAGTCTATGTACCGATGCAGGTAATTTTAGGTACTGTTATCGGGATTTATAAACCTGCTGCAGTAAGTATTTTTAAGTTTCAGTGTCTGAAAATTGAATGGCAATTGATTGTCGAGTCTATTTGCTCAGGTAACTTGGTTGGGAACGGAACTATTTACTGTTGGACTGGGTTTACTCATGCTGTCAATGGGATTGACGCTGACATTTGAAGACTTCAGGAAATGCTTGCGTAATCCTTGGACTGTATGTAGTATCTCATTTGTCAGCCTCTCGGAATGTTTATATTAAGTTGATAAGTTGATGCGATCTTTCACCTTTTAACAGTGTGAGTGAATTTGCTTCTTGACTTTTTAGGTGGGTGTGGGATTTTTGGCTCAATACTTCATCAAGCCAATGCTGGGCTTTTTTCTTGCAATGGTATGCCTTCTTTTTGTCCTGAGCTTCTACGTTTATTTGGTAATTCTACGTTTATTTGGTAATTGCTATTATTGCAcaccaataattttttttgtctaAATATTTCTGCTAACAATATTATTGCTGCTGAATTATATTTCTAGAATGTGATTAACTATGTCAAGATGGTTTTCGACCGTTGGCTTGTATTTCATATGTCACACCTGTTGACTAGTAAATCCAGAAAATTTCTGCACCGGGATTTGTAAAACTACTTTTGCTCTGATACAGACTCTGAAATTGTCTGCTCCTCTAGCGACTGGACTTATTTTGGTATCATGCTGTCCTGGGGGCCAAGCATCAAATGTTGCTACATATATATCTAAAGGAAATGTAGCACTATCGGTTCTTATGACCACGTAAGTCTTTTAACAAGTTTTTTCTCTGTGCGACGTTTTCTGAATTTATTATAGCTAGATATTTGCATTAGTCATTAAGGTTGTGGAAATTCTCATGGTGAAGTCATAACTAGGAGATGCATTCTTTACAAACAGCTGTTTTGAAACTTGAAATTCAGTCAAAGTCAATTATGCTTCCGATCATGATCTGGCATCGTGCTGTCAATATGCTGCAGGGATGATCTAGGGTAGAGGCTCAAGCTTGATCTGGATTAAAATCAGATTTTGGAATGACTGTTGGGTTacctggcaaagcaatgaaattTGACCTAAATTTGGTCCgtgactgtttatgaaatttttgttatttaagAACTATAATCAAATTCAGCTTAGTCATTTTAATTATGAGAG
The Primulina tabacum isolate GXHZ01 chromosome 9, ASM2559414v2, whole genome shotgun sequence DNA segment above includes these coding regions:
- the LOC142555397 gene encoding sodium/pyruvate cotransporter BASS2, chloroplastic-like isoform X4, producing MGSKGTAENWILVEVRGGCRAMAPSPSAFVVSCSYSRCPFLGEACGIHVPGHVTSPAPFLRKNMQWKEFRTGIKLKMVASYETRVKERQYFKVKGQGGQLAATYPHIVVGFHKLRESMGSEKFNQLSGLYRKFRIHCTKAASGDFSSGTQISQYERIIELLTTLFPLWVILGTVIGIYKPAAVTWLGTELFTVGLGLLMLSMGLTLTFEDFRKCLRNPWTVGVGFLAQYFIKPMLGFFLAMTLKLSAPLATGLILVSCCPGGQASNVATYISKGNVALSVLMTTCSTIGAIVMTPLLTKLLAGQLVPVDAAGLAISTFQVVLVPTVIGVLSNEFFPKFTSKIVTVTPLVGVILTTLLCASPIGQVSDVLKTQGAQLLLPVALLHAAAFFLGYWIPKLMFGESTSRTISIECGMQSSALGFLLAQKHFTNPLVAVPSAVSVVCMALGGSALAVYWRNLPIPVDDKDDFKE
- the LOC142555397 gene encoding sodium/pyruvate cotransporter BASS2, chloroplastic-like isoform X6, giving the protein MAPSPSAFVVSCSYSRCPFLGEACGIHVPGHVTSPAPFLRKNMQWKEFRTGIKLKMVASYETRVKERQYFKVKGQGGQLAATYPHIVVGFHKLRESMGSEKFNQLSGLYRKFRIHCTKAASGDFSSGTQISQYERIIELLTTLFPLWVILGTVIGIYKPAAVTWLGTELFTVGLGLLMLSMGLTLTFEDFRKCLRNPWTVGVGFLAQYFIKPMLGFFLAMTLKLSAPLATGLILVSCCPGGQASNVATYISKGNVALSVLMTTCSTIGAIVMTPLLTKLLAGQLVPVDAAGLAISTFQVVLVPTVIGVLSNEFFPKFTSKIVTVTPLVGVILTTLLCASPIGQVSDVLKTQGAQLLLPVALLHAAAFFLGYWIPKLMFGESTSRTISIECGMQSSALGFLLAQKHFTNPLVAVPSAVSVVCMALGGSALAVYWRNLPIPVDDKDDFKE
- the LOC142555397 gene encoding sodium/pyruvate cotransporter BASS2, chloroplastic-like isoform X1 — encoded protein: MAEFFYAQSTLFAASSHYCLADCCVAFVHYLVRFFGGTAENWILVEVRGGCRAMAPSPSAFVVSCSYSRCPFLGEACGIHVPGHVTSPAPFLRKNMQWKEFRTGIKLKMVASYETRVKERQYFKVKGQGGQLAATYPHIVVGFHKLRESMGSEKFNQLSGLYRKFRIHCTKAASGDFSSGTQISQYERIIELLTTLFPLWVILGTVIGIYKPAAVTWLGTELFTVGLGLLMLSMGLTLTFEDFRKCLRNPWTVGVGFLAQYFIKPMLGFFLAMTLKLSAPLATGLILVSCCPGGQASNVATYISKGNVALSVLMTTCSTIGAIVMTPLLTKLLAGQLVPVDAAGLAISTFQVVLVPTVIGVLSNEFFPKFTSKIVTVTPLVGVILTTLLCASPIGQVSDVLKTQGAQLLLPVALLHAAAFFLGYWIPKLMFGESTSRTISIECGMQSSALGFLLAQKHFTNPLVAVPSAVSVVCMALGGSALAVYWRNLPIPVDDKDDFKE
- the LOC142555397 gene encoding sodium/pyruvate cotransporter BASS2, chloroplastic-like isoform X2; the protein is MAEFFYAQSTLFAASSHYCLADCCVAFVHYLVRFFGGTAENWILVEVRGGCRAMAPSPSAFVVSCYSRCPFLGEACGIHVPGHVTSPAPFLRKNMQWKEFRTGIKLKMVASYETRVKERQYFKVKGQGGQLAATYPHIVVGFHKLRESMGSEKFNQLSGLYRKFRIHCTKAASGDFSSGTQISQYERIIELLTTLFPLWVILGTVIGIYKPAAVTWLGTELFTVGLGLLMLSMGLTLTFEDFRKCLRNPWTVGVGFLAQYFIKPMLGFFLAMTLKLSAPLATGLILVSCCPGGQASNVATYISKGNVALSVLMTTCSTIGAIVMTPLLTKLLAGQLVPVDAAGLAISTFQVVLVPTVIGVLSNEFFPKFTSKIVTVTPLVGVILTTLLCASPIGQVSDVLKTQGAQLLLPVALLHAAAFFLGYWIPKLMFGESTSRTISIECGMQSSALGFLLAQKHFTNPLVAVPSAVSVVCMALGGSALAVYWRNLPIPVDDKDDFKE
- the LOC142555397 gene encoding sodium/pyruvate cotransporter BASS2, chloroplastic-like isoform X5; amino-acid sequence: MGSKGTAENWILVEVRGGCRAMAPSPSAFVVSCYSRCPFLGEACGIHVPGHVTSPAPFLRKNMQWKEFRTGIKLKMVASYETRVKERQYFKVKGQGGQLAATYPHIVVGFHKLRESMGSEKFNQLSGLYRKFRIHCTKAASGDFSSGTQISQYERIIELLTTLFPLWVILGTVIGIYKPAAVTWLGTELFTVGLGLLMLSMGLTLTFEDFRKCLRNPWTVGVGFLAQYFIKPMLGFFLAMTLKLSAPLATGLILVSCCPGGQASNVATYISKGNVALSVLMTTCSTIGAIVMTPLLTKLLAGQLVPVDAAGLAISTFQVVLVPTVIGVLSNEFFPKFTSKIVTVTPLVGVILTTLLCASPIGQVSDVLKTQGAQLLLPVALLHAAAFFLGYWIPKLMFGESTSRTISIECGMQSSALGFLLAQKHFTNPLVAVPSAVSVVCMALGGSALAVYWRNLPIPVDDKDDFKE